The Bifidobacterium animalis subsp. animalis ATCC 25527 genome has a segment encoding these proteins:
- a CDS encoding ABC transporter ATP-binding protein encodes MTAASPTVAATDVSDKEVLDSESRMPQNGGPDAQSGAKGMAKARPGTLKRLLKYIFHYKVRMVFIILSIIVSAVAQAGAALFLQSLIDRYILPLVGKPNPVWTPLIEALILMGILYALGTLCSWLYNYLLVGVEQGVMKTIRDEMFEHMQTLSISFFDTHEHGDLMSRYTNDTDTLRQAISQSLPQMFASGITALAALISMFWLSVPYTVFVLVFTALLLLLIQVLVSRSGRYFVKQQQELGDVNAFVEEAVNGQKVVKVFNHEDAMQADFDARNERLYHASASANTYGNVLMPVVGNMGYLLYVLSAVFGGLATYYSWRNFGISGETAYTIGMIISLLTLSRGFINPIGQVSQQFTMVMMALAGASRIFELMDAPGETDNGTVTLVNVELASDGRTMTETDHVTGHWAWKREASDDGTRSREAAKKLSPKAWKVAEEAHEEAITSPDGRLTLLRGDVRFTDVTFGYNPSKPVLHDITWFAKPGQKIALVGATGAGKTTITNLINRFYDIQEGMILYDGINVKGIRKPDLRRSLGIVLQDVNLFTGTVMDNIRYGKLDASDEECIEAAKLTNADSFIRMLPDGYQTMLSGDGSGLSQGQRQLISIARAAVANPPALILDEATSSIDTRTEAVVQAGMDNLMNGRTVFVIAHRLSTVRNSDVIMVLDHGHIIERGSHDELMAEKGEYYQLYTGSLELE; translated from the coding sequence ATGACGGCAGCTTCCCCAACCGTGGCGGCCACCGACGTCTCCGACAAGGAGGTGCTCGACAGCGAGTCGCGCATGCCGCAGAACGGCGGACCGGACGCGCAATCCGGCGCGAAGGGCATGGCCAAGGCGAGGCCGGGCACGCTGAAGCGACTGCTCAAGTACATTTTCCACTACAAGGTGCGCATGGTGTTCATCATCCTGAGCATCATCGTCTCCGCAGTGGCCCAGGCCGGTGCGGCGCTGTTCCTGCAGTCGCTGATCGACCGCTATATTCTGCCGCTTGTGGGCAAGCCGAACCCGGTATGGACGCCGCTCATCGAGGCATTGATTCTCATGGGCATTCTGTACGCGCTCGGCACGCTGTGCTCGTGGCTGTACAACTACCTGCTCGTGGGCGTCGAACAGGGCGTCATGAAGACGATTCGCGACGAGATGTTCGAGCATATGCAAACACTGTCGATCTCGTTCTTCGACACCCATGAGCATGGCGACCTGATGAGCCGCTACACGAACGACACCGATACATTGCGCCAGGCGATCTCGCAGTCGCTGCCGCAGATGTTCGCCTCGGGCATCACCGCATTGGCCGCGTTGATCTCCATGTTCTGGCTGTCGGTGCCATACACCGTGTTCGTACTCGTATTCACCGCGTTGCTGCTCCTGCTCATCCAGGTGCTGGTCAGTCGTTCCGGCCGCTACTTCGTCAAGCAGCAGCAGGAGCTCGGCGACGTGAACGCCTTCGTGGAGGAGGCCGTGAACGGTCAGAAGGTGGTCAAGGTGTTCAACCACGAAGACGCGATGCAGGCGGACTTCGACGCCCGCAACGAACGGCTGTACCACGCTTCGGCCAGCGCGAACACCTACGGCAACGTACTCATGCCCGTCGTGGGCAACATGGGCTACCTGCTCTATGTGCTCTCCGCCGTCTTCGGTGGCCTGGCCACCTATTACAGCTGGCGCAACTTCGGCATCTCGGGCGAGACCGCATACACGATTGGCATGATCATCTCGCTGCTCACGCTCTCACGTGGCTTCATCAACCCGATCGGCCAGGTCTCCCAGCAGTTCACGATGGTCATGATGGCGCTTGCCGGCGCCTCGCGCATCTTCGAACTCATGGACGCGCCGGGCGAGACCGACAACGGCACGGTGACGTTGGTGAACGTGGAGCTCGCCTCCGATGGCCGCACGATGACCGAGACCGACCACGTGACCGGCCATTGGGCCTGGAAGCGCGAGGCCTCCGATGACGGCACCCGTTCCCGTGAGGCCGCGAAGAAGCTCAGCCCGAAGGCGTGGAAGGTGGCCGAGGAAGCCCATGAAGAGGCCATCACCTCGCCCGATGGTCGCCTGACGCTGCTGCGAGGCGATGTGCGCTTCACCGACGTCACCTTCGGGTACAACCCGAGCAAGCCGGTGCTGCACGATATCACCTGGTTCGCCAAGCCGGGTCAGAAGATCGCGCTTGTCGGCGCCACTGGTGCAGGTAAGACGACGATCACGAATCTGATCAACCGCTTCTACGACATCCAGGAGGGCATGATTCTCTACGACGGCATCAATGTCAAGGGAATCCGCAAGCCCGACCTTCGCCGGTCCCTGGGCATCGTGCTGCAGGATGTGAATCTGTTCACCGGAACGGTCATGGACAACATTCGCTACGGCAAGCTCGACGCCTCCGACGAGGAGTGCATCGAAGCCGCCAAGCTCACGAATGCCGACAGCTTCATTCGCATGCTGCCCGACGGCTACCAGACCATGCTTTCGGGCGATGGCTCGGGGTTGTCGCAGGGGCAGCGCCAGCTCATCTCGATCGCGCGCGCGGCCGTGGCGAATCCGCCGGCGTTGATCCTCGACGAAGCCACGTCGTCGATCGACACGCGCACCGAGGCCGTGGTGCAGGCCGGCATGGACAATCTGATGAACGGGCGCACCGTGTTCGTGATCGCCCACAGACTGTCCACGGTACGCAATTCCGATGTAATCATGGTGCTCGATCACGGCCATATCATCGAACGCGGATCCCACGACGAGCTCATGGCCGAGAAGGGCGAGTACTACCAGCTTTACACGGGTTCGCTCGAACTCGAGTGA
- a CDS encoding ABC transporter ATP-binding protein, with product MSTATASTGATGSGRKPVKMHTIKTLAGSIREYTKASLLSPLFVVVEAIIEILIPTVIATLIDKGITNRSMQAIWQYGLILILCAAVSLAAGFLSGRFAAIASSGFGKNLRHDEFERVQQFSFTNIDRFSTGSIITRLTTDVTNVQNSYQMIIRIGMRAPIMLVAAWIFSFRISPQISMVFLACIPVLAVGLIGLIIIVHPIFERVFHTYDELNNVVDENLQGIRVVKSFNREDHEDRKFGHISQLIYKQFVKAEKLLSINSPLFNVCMYASLITIAWVGAQQIVASGNNAANGLTTGDLTALVTYALQIMMSMMMVSMIFVMVIISRASAERITQLLTEESTIKESAQPITQVNDGSIDFDDVTFRYSEHSEKPVLDHIDLHIKSGQTIGIVGGTGSAKSSLVQLIPRLYDVSSGTLKVGGVDVRDYELESLRDEVAMVLQKNVLFSGTIAENLRWGNPYATDEEIRHACELAQADGFIEEFPDKYDTYIEQGGTNVSGGQRQRLCIARALLKKPKILILDDSTSAVDTKTDKLIREAFHHEIPNTTKIIIAQRVASVEESDSIIVMHEGRVLDQGTSEELLERCEEYRSIYLSQTQQHSQQDLGKESNDWHEEEAEATKRDEVQRLFNMELENNTDNANGGDAQ from the coding sequence ATGAGTACGGCAACCGCTTCAACCGGCGCCACCGGCAGTGGCCGGAAACCGGTGAAAATGCATACGATCAAGACGCTGGCCGGATCGATTCGCGAATACACGAAGGCGAGCCTGCTCTCGCCGCTGTTCGTCGTGGTCGAAGCGATCATTGAGATCCTCATCCCGACCGTCATCGCGACGCTCATCGACAAGGGCATCACGAACCGGTCGATGCAGGCCATTTGGCAATATGGCCTCATTCTGATCCTGTGTGCTGCGGTCTCGTTGGCCGCGGGCTTCCTCTCGGGCCGCTTCGCCGCAATCGCGAGCTCGGGATTCGGCAAGAATCTGCGTCACGATGAGTTCGAACGTGTGCAGCAGTTCAGTTTCACGAACATCGACCGGTTCTCCACGGGATCGATCATCACCAGGCTCACCACGGACGTCACGAACGTGCAGAATTCATACCAGATGATCATTCGCATCGGCATGCGTGCGCCGATCATGCTCGTCGCCGCGTGGATTTTCTCGTTCCGCATCTCACCGCAGATCTCCATGGTCTTCCTGGCATGCATACCGGTGCTGGCAGTGGGCCTGATCGGCCTGATCATCATCGTGCACCCGATCTTCGAGCGCGTGTTCCACACGTATGACGAGCTTAACAATGTGGTGGACGAGAATCTGCAGGGCATCCGCGTGGTCAAGTCGTTCAACCGCGAGGATCATGAAGACCGTAAGTTCGGCCACATCTCGCAGCTCATCTACAAGCAGTTCGTGAAGGCGGAGAAGCTGCTGAGCATCAACTCTCCGCTGTTCAACGTGTGCATGTACGCGTCGCTCATCACGATTGCATGGGTGGGTGCCCAGCAGATCGTCGCTTCGGGCAACAACGCCGCCAATGGCCTGACCACCGGCGATTTGACGGCACTGGTTACCTATGCGCTGCAGATCATGATGTCGATGATGATGGTCTCGATGATCTTCGTGATGGTGATCATCTCGCGCGCCTCCGCGGAGCGCATCACCCAGCTGCTCACCGAGGAGAGCACGATCAAGGAGTCCGCGCAGCCGATCACGCAGGTGAACGACGGCTCGATCGACTTCGACGACGTGACCTTCCGCTATTCCGAGCATTCCGAGAAGCCGGTGCTCGACCACATCGACCTGCATATCAAGTCGGGGCAGACCATAGGCATCGTGGGCGGCACGGGTTCGGCGAAGTCGTCGCTCGTGCAGCTCATTCCGCGCCTGTACGACGTGTCGAGCGGCACGCTCAAGGTGGGCGGGGTCGACGTACGCGATTACGAACTCGAGTCGCTGCGTGACGAGGTGGCGATGGTGCTGCAGAAGAACGTGCTGTTCTCAGGCACGATCGCCGAGAATCTGCGCTGGGGCAACCCGTATGCCACCGACGAGGAGATTCGGCACGCGTGCGAGCTCGCACAGGCGGACGGTTTCATCGAGGAGTTCCCCGACAAGTACGACACCTACATCGAGCAGGGCGGCACGAATGTGTCGGGCGGCCAGCGCCAACGTCTGTGCATCGCCCGCGCGCTGCTCAAGAAGCCGAAGATCCTGATCCTCGACGATTCCACGAGTGCGGTCGACACGAAGACCGACAAGCTGATCCGCGAGGCGTTCCACCACGAGATCCCGAACACGACGAAGATTATCATCGCGCAGCGCGTCGCCTCCGTGGAGGAGTCCGACAGCATCATCGTGATGCATGAGGGGCGCGTGCTCGACCAGGGCACCAGCGAGGAACTGCTCGAACGGTGCGAGGAGTACCGCAGCATCTACCTGTCGCAGACCCAGCAGCACAGCCAGCAGGATCTGGGCAAGGAATCCAACGACTGGCACGAGGAGGAGGCCGAGGCCACGAAGAGGGACGAGGTCCAGCGTCTGTTCAACATGGAACTCGAGAACAACACCGACAACGCGAATGGAGGTGACGCACAATGA
- a CDS encoding MarR family winged helix-turn-helix transcriptional regulator yields MEDESAHQTPNASSAEPSELKPSIMIRVLHNMIGRFWNLTLQGDPNVSSQNKSIIAYLDTQRDHDVFQYDIERKFSITRSTASRVLSLMEKKGLITRESVERDARVRKIVLTAQGEQIARDLRSDAALLENTLMQGFSERERVGLMHDLERMKVNLLRLKADVADERLPDAHGMGDGKKTTIRMKGDANA; encoded by the coding sequence ATGGAAGACGAATCGGCGCATCAGACGCCCAACGCGTCGTCCGCAGAACCAAGCGAGCTCAAGCCGAGCATCATGATCCGCGTATTGCACAACATGATCGGCAGATTCTGGAATCTGACCCTGCAGGGAGACCCCAATGTGTCGAGCCAGAACAAGTCGATCATCGCCTATCTCGACACGCAGCGCGACCACGACGTGTTCCAGTACGACATCGAACGCAAGTTCTCGATCACGCGCTCCACTGCGTCGCGTGTGCTGAGTCTTATGGAGAAGAAGGGCCTGATCACGCGCGAGAGTGTGGAACGCGATGCTCGGGTGCGCAAGATCGTCCTCACGGCACAGGGCGAGCAGATCGCCCGCGACCTGCGCAGCGATGCCGCATTGCTTGAGAACACGCTCATGCAGGGGTTCAGCGAGCGCGAGCGCGTGGGATTGATGCACGATCTTGAGCGAATGAAAGTCAATCTGCTTAGGCTGAAGGCCGATGTCGCTGACGAAAGGCTACCGGACGCACACGGCATGGGCGATGGCAAGAAGACAACAATACGAATGAAAGGAGATGCGAACGCATGA